The DNA window TGCTCGATGCTGCGTGGCTCGTGGACCGAGATCTTCCCAGCCGAGGGCCTCCCGAAATTCTCGAAGAGCGACTTCGCGTCGACCAACTCGAAGGTCATCGCCTCCAGCATGCCCGACCCCGCCATGATTGTCGACGCCGAATCCAGGAACTGCTCGAAAGGATGGAAGGACCCGGGCTGCCTGCTGGGCGGATAGAGGGGCTCGATCCTGTCGACTCCGTAGCCCAAAGCTACTTCCTCGGCGAGGTCCACGGGATGCAGGAGGTCGGCCCTATATCTGGGGGCGAGGGCTCTGCTCCCCTTGACCGAAAGACGGCTTCTCCCCAGCGACTTCGTGACCTCGGCCTTCGACAGGTCCAATCCTAGGACCGACCTGATGAGCCCGAGGTCAACCGGAAGCTCTCCGGGGGAAAGGTCCGGAGTCACTCGCGTGCGGTCGGAGTATCTGATGGACACGGTTCCAATCTTGCCTCCGGCTTCTGCGAGGGTCGTGGCGAGTATCGCGAGGACTTCGTCGCCGGTCCTCATTTCGGTGCTCGTCACGTCGATGAACATGTCGTGGGTCCGAGTAGACACCCGTGTCTTGTCGCCGTTGATTACAGGAGGGAAAGAAAGAACCGTGCCCGCGGAATCCCGGACCACCGGAAAGAGGGTGTTCCCACTCAGGACGGGTCCGTATGCCTTGCCCTCCGGTGTCCCGGAAAGGATCGCAGAGATCGTAGAGGGTTTCGTCCCCCCGAGGGGAACGAACTTGAAGCCCGGCGGAACGGCTTCGTAGGACAGCGGGGCCTTCACCGCCTTCAGGTCGTGGAGCCCTATCGCGACGACCTTCCTCCTTCTTCCCAATCCGTTGTGGAGGTCCTCCTGAAGGGAGATTATCTGGCGCACATCCTCGTTGCCCAGGCGGAGGCCCATGGCGGTGGCGCAGGCGATGTAGGGCCTTATTCGGACGAGTCTCCTATCCACTGCTACTGCGATGCCCGAGGAGGAGATGCGATACAAGGGCAGACCCACTTCCTTTCCCATCAGACCCTTCAGGGCGCGTGCAATCCCGAAGTCGGTCCCGAAATCTGGGCGGTTTGGGCTGTATTCCACCCTGACCGTGTCTCCCTCTACGCTTTCGATATCCAACCCAATGTAGGGAAGCCTGTCCAGAATGCGCCTCCGGTCCGCTCCGACCATCTTGGCGAAGCGAGGTAGCGACATCTCAACGACTGGCAATCTCAACCCTGTTCCTGAGCCACGAAAGGTCGTTCCCGTAGAGCTCCCTCATGTCGTCCAGTCCGAACCTCATCAGCATCAGCCTCTCAATGCCCGGTCCCCAGGCGAGGACGGGTACCTTGACCCCTAGGGGAATCGTCACTTCTGGCCTGAAGACTCCCGACCCGCTCAACTCGATCCAAGCCTTGACCGCGTCGGAGTAGCCGACAACCTCGAGAGAGGGCTCGGTGTAGGGGAAGTAGGATGGCCAGAGCTTGACTGCCTTCATCCCGAGTTTCTTGTAGAATTCAGTCAGGAATCCCATCAGGTGCCTGACGTTGAGCCCCTCGCCCACCATTATGCCGTCCATCTGGTGGAATTCTGCCAGGTGTTTGTAATCGAGGTTTTCATTCCTGTAAACTTTGCTTACCGCGAAGACGCGCGTCTCCTTTTCGCCCGACTCTGAAAGGGCCTTCACCGTCAGGACTGTGTTGTGTGTTCGGAGGACGAGTCGCCTAGCCTCCTCGATGTTCCAGGAATATCCCCATCCCCGGCTCCCGGTCTTCCAGCCGCTTTCATGGGTCGCAGCCACGTTGGCGATGACCCCCTTCCTGCTCAGCTTCTTGTCCGAGAGACCTTCCAGGTAGAAGGTATCCTGCATGTCCCTGCCTGGGTGGTCCTGGGGGATGAACAGGGCGTCGAAGTTCCAGAAGGCGGGGTGGACGCTGTTTCCTTCGAGCTCGGTGAATCCCATGGAGACGTAGGTTTCCTTCACTTCCCTGATGAAGTCCCGCACTGGGTGCCTCCGGCCTGGAAAGAGGCGAGGAGCCTTCGCCTCGACGTCGATCGGGCGGAGGTTCTTTCCCCGCCAGGACCCCGAGGAGAGGGCTTCGGGCGTGAGCCTGTCCAGGTACTGTTCCGAAACGGTGGAGGCCGCCGCTGCCTTGCCTGGATCAGTGATCATGACAGATACCTTTTGACTTTCCGACCTCAGGATCACACCTCTCTGTACGAGTTCTGGAATCAGTGACTTCTGCTCGGGTGCCAGGGTGGCCCCACCTGATCCCTTCGAGATGGATTCCAACAGTGACTTCAGCGGTTTCGGTCCCGCAGGGTCTCCTAGCCTAACGGCAGAGTCCTGTCCCTCCCCGTCCAGTGCAATCCATCCGAGCTTCTTCGCGCGGCCGAAGGCTGCCGCGAACTCACCTTCCGAGGCGAAGCTTCCCTTCAACGCCTTGATGGTCGGGGGCTCCGAGGACCCTTCAATCATCCTGAGGAGCTCAAGCTCAGGTGGGGAACGTCCGACTCTGAGCGCGGATTCCACCTTCTCATCGATCTTCACCAGGCCCTTCGACGACAGCCATTGGAGCGAACGCCTGACCTGGTCCTCGTTCAGGCCCGACTTCTCGACTAGGTGGTCGAAATCGATAGACCCCACCCCAGCCAGAGCCGCAAGGACCTTCCGCTCCATCGGGTGTAGCGAAGTGGACATCTCGTCCTGCTACTTCCCAGAGGACAGGAGATAACTCCTGCTCTTAGCCAGAAGCTCCTTGGCGTCCTTCATCATCGAATCGCGCTTCCTGTGATGTTCCTCCAGGAATTCTTTGACCAGGCCTAAAACCTCCTGCTTGCACTCTCCGCAGAGCCGTATCCCCTTCGTGCACTCAGTGTACACCCGTTTGACGTGCTCGTCGTCGAGCCCGAAGTGGAACTGGTAGAGGTCATAGATCGGGCAGATGTTGGCGTTCGCGCCCAGCTTCCTCTGCTCCTCGACCGTGTCCCTGCCACCGGTGAAGGAGCTCATCACCTTGCGGGAGGCGGAGGATGCACTGTCGTCGAGGGTAAGGAGCGAGGCCTCGGTCCGCTTGGACATCTTCTCGTTCCCGCCAAGGCTCTTCATGAGCCTGTGGTAGACCGCCGAGGGCGGGACGAACCCGAATTCATCGTGGTACTTCGCCGCAAGGTCCCTGGTAAGCCTGACGTGCGGGTCCTGGTCGGCGCCCACCGGGACGAGGACCGGCTTGGGTCCCCCGAATTCCGGGAGCTGGGGCATCAGAATGTCACCCGCCTGGACCAGGGCCGCCATGTACAACCCGATCTGCCTCTCCCCGTAGATAGCCTTCAGCATGTTGTTGGTGACGCCTCTGGAGAAAATGGTCGCGAGGCGCATCACCCTCATCTCTTCGCTCTGCAGGTAGACGACGGCCCGGTCCGGGTCGAGCCCGAGGGCGAGGATGTCCGCGACGTTCCTTACGCCAATCTTGGAAGTCTCGGTGAAGGATAGGCCGTTGTCGCTGTAGGCCTCGACGTCGGCTACGGCATAGTAGACCGTTGATTTCTTAGACAGGGACTGGAAGTAGACCATGTCATCTGCTGTCATCTTGGTGCCAAGGTGGAAGTCGCCGGTCGGCTTGATGCCGCTCATCACGGCGTAGGGCTTGTTCTTCTCTATCGCGTCGATTATCCTGCCCAGGTCACGGTGGCCGAAGTCGATGCCCCTGCTCAGGTGGGGGCTGGGGTTCTTGAAACGCGAGACGAGTGGAGCTACGGGCTCGATCCCGAACTCGGCCTGGAGGCGCCCATAGTCCTTGACTTCGGTGGAACCCCATGGATCAAGCCTGTCTTTCTCCACAATACTCTTGCCTGCAAGTGTTCGGATTTTATCCCTTTCGAGAATCAGGATGGACCCGTTTCTGCGCCGTGCTGCTTGAGGACCCTCCCATCGCGGTCTATCTCCCCTCTCCTGATCCTGGTCGAGGACATTGGTTTCCCATCCTTCGCGAGGACGAATTGGACCACCTCGACCTTGAGGGGAGGGTATCCCTTCTCAGCCCGCAACGAGTTGGCGATGGGCACTCTCGCGGCCGTCTCCTTGGTCACAACGATTGCCTCGACGTCGGAGGAGGCGATCCCCGGCCCGAAGAAGTCGTCGAGCTTCGCTATGATGTACTTCATTCCGGGGAACTTGGAACTGATGAGACCTTTGAGTCCCAGGACCCGCTCTTCGTAGGACTGGTCGGGGGACTTGCCTTCCCTGGATGCGAAGCTGTTCGAGGTCACACCGATCACCACTGTGTCCCCCAACTCGAAGCTCCTCGCAAGGAGGGCTTCGTGCCCCTTGTGGATGTGGTCGAAGGTCCCACCCGTGGCCACGGTCTTGTACTTCCTCATGAGGGCGTGTCCACTTGAATCAGTTGAAATACCACGGACTCGTCGGCGGGTCGAACGCAATAAAGGATTCGTGAATGCAAACTGAGTCTGATCGCTGAGGAGTACAGGAAGTCCGGGAAGATCACCAACGACGTGAGGAAGGTGGTCAAGGAGCGGGTCAAACCAGGGATGAGGTACCTCGAGGCCTGCCAGCTCGTGGAGAGGGAGATCGGGGCCCGGGGAGGAAGCCCGGCCTTCCCGACGGGCATAGGAGTCGACCAGGTAACGGCGCATTACGCCCCCCAGGGAGACGACAGCGCCCTCTTCGACGATAATCAAGTGATCAAGGTCGACTTCGGGGTGCACATCGACGGGTATGTCACAGACACCGCGGTTACTGTCACATTCAACCCGGACCGTCGCCTCCTCCTGGACGCGGCAGAGAGGGCCCTAGGCGCCGCCATCGAGACCGCAAAGAAGGACGCCAGGGTAGGCGAAATCGGCAGGGAGATACACCGGGAGGCAGCCAGGTTCGGGTTCAAGACCATCGAGAACCTGACTGGGCACACGGTCGACAGATACACGGTGCACGCGGGGAAGAGCATCCCAAACTTGTTCATTCCAGGCATGCAGCCCCTGAGGAAGGGGGACGTCTTTGCCATCGAACCCTTCGTGACCCTCGGCTCAGCGGCCGGCTATGTCGTCGACTCGCCGTCGGAGACCATCTTCTCCATCGTCGCGCGCAAGAAGACCGGGTCGGCGGAGCTGGACAGGTTCACGGAGAGAGTCTGGGAGGGCAGGAAGAGCCTCCCGTTCACTCCGCGCTGGTATGTTGAAGAATTCGGAGAGCGGAAACTCCCGGGAATCCTGGAGAAGCTCATTGGAAAGAGGGTCGTCAGGTCCTATCCGATGCTAGTCGAAGCGTCCGGGAGCCCCGTCGCCCAGTTTGAACAGACGATGGCCCTTGACGAAGACGGACTGGTCGTGCTAACCTGACGGCTTGGAACTCTCGGCGTAGACCAGGCTGACCCTTGTGTCGTTGCTGCACTTCGTGCACTTGGCTCCTGTTTTCGTGATGTAGTCGCCGACCACAAAGGCCCTCTTGGTCTTCTGACCGCACACGGGGCACTCTTCTATGGCGTAGACGAGGAGCTTCGATTTCTTGTCAGCTGCCGGGACGGAGCTCATCATTGGGCAACGCCCAGGGTGTTGCCGATGCCGGCCACCAGTACATCGTCTCCCTCCTTCGTCTTCTCCTCGATGAGGCGGGTGAGCACCTGCGAGACTTTGTCCGACGCCTCTGCTATCTCCTTCCTCATGACCGTGATTGCCTCGAGGATGCTCTGCTTGACCAGGATTGCGTAGAGCGGTATCTTGTAGTGCGTGGCGACTTCCTCAATCTGGAACTTCTCTACCCCGATCCCGCCGATGGCGGCGCCGACCCCTTCTGCGATCTCGCCCGTCTTCTCTCCCTCGAGCTTGAGAGCGGCATCGATCATTATGATTGCGCTGGGCCTGACTCCCATTTCTTCGACCACTTTCTTGATTGCGACTCCAGGTTGACCGACATAGGCCATGGGTCCGTCGGCCTTGAGGACGTAGAGCTTCCTCCCTTTGTATTCCGTGATCGCCATGACCGTGTCCTTGGCGATGGCCCTCTTCTCTTTCCCGACCATGAGCTTAGACACCACCACCGGTCCGACCCCGTCCCCGACGGGCTGGCCGACCTTGAACGAGTCGACTGCGTTGAGGAGTGCGTCCGCCTCCTGGATTATCATAGGCATGAGCATCTGGAGCTGGATGAGCGTCAGGTAGGAGTTCGTCTTCTTGCCAAGCAGGTAGAAGTGCCTGACTATCTTGTGAATCAGGTTCAGAGATGTGGCGACCTCGAGCAGGTTCTCGGAGATTGAGACGGTCACAGGGTTGTTCCCAGGCACGAGTCCAGCGACCTCCGCCCTCACTCTGTCGTTGTTCGTCGTGACCACGTGGTCAATCTTGCCCACGAGCCCCGCTGGGTCGATGTCAACCGGCATGATCGTGACGTAGTCGAGGAACTGGTCAACGCGTTGCGCCGGGTCGGCCGTAGTCTTGCCGACGTTGACAAGATAGTCAATGGCCTCCTTGCGCGACTTGTCCTTCATCACCTTCAGCTTGTTGAGACCCCTCCCGATGTCCCCCATGGCCATCCATATCTGGAGGCGCTGGCCGTAGAACATGAAGAGGACGAAACCTCCGAGGTAGACGATGGTGAGGATCGAGTTGAAGTCCCCGCCAACCAGTTGGAGGGTGGAAACAATCGACAAAGCTTATTCAAGAAACGAGCGCTTTTGCTCGAACTTAAATGTTCTGGACTTTGGATTCATGAAACGCACCATCGAGGCTTGGATTGGAAAAGGTGCCGGCACTCAGGCTTCACGAGGGCTCTCGCACCTCACTAGCACCCAAGCGTCGCGTGGTTTCACTTCTCCCCCTCTTTGGAGTCTGGGGTCGGAACGAGTCCAGGTGGGACCCACACGCTATGGCCGGCTGTGGTGGAGGCCGTGGCGAAGGTAGATTAACGTTTCTGGGTCTCCTGCGAGTGGCTTATACGGACGATAGGAAATACCCTCGCCATGCAGAGGAAGCTCCTGGACATCCTGGCGTGCCCCATCGACAAGCACTACCCACTGGAACTCCTTGAATTCGAGGTGAAGGGGGATGTGATATCCGAGGGCGCGCTCCTATGCTCCGAGTGCGGAAGATACTACCCGATAACTGAGGAGATCCCCGTAATGCTCCCCGACCACCTGAGGAACAGGAAGGAGGACCTGGGCTTCCTTGAGAAGTGGGCCGGGCGCATCCCTGAAAAGGTCGTTCACGGCGGCAAGCCCTGGAGCCTGTAGCCAGGTCAGCCACTCGGGAATCGCTGGATTCGGGAAATCTCATATAAGAACGAAAGCGCGGACTCCTCGGTCCTCGTGATACCTAGAAGAGCGGTGATAATGGGGGCGGCCGGGCGCGACTTCCACAATTTCAACGTCTACTTCCGGGAAAACCCAGAATTCAAGGTAGTTGCGTTCACCGCGACCCAGATTCCATACATCTCGGAAAGGACCTACCCGGCGAAATTGGCGGGGAGGCTTTACCCCAAAGGGATTCCGATCAGGCCAGAGGAGACCCTCGGAGAGATACTCGAGTCAGAGGAGGTGACCGACGTCTACTTCTCCTACAGCGACGTCTCCAACCAGTACGTGATGAACCAGGCCTCGGTGGCCCAGTCCAAGGGAGCCAGTTTCCACCTTCTCGGCCCAAACGACACCATGATCAGATCCAAGAAGCCAGTAGTCGCAGTCGTGGCCGTCAGGACGGGTGCTGGGAAGAGCACGGTCAGTCGGAGGGTGGCGGACGTGCTTCTGAAGCAGGGGTTGAAGTCGGTCGTCGTGCGCCATCCGATGCCCTACGGCGACCTTTCGATACCCGTCCAGAGGTTCGTCACTTACAAGGACCTTGACAGGTTCCACACGACCATCGAAGAGAGGGAGGAGTACGAGGGGCACATAGACAAGGGGCTCGTCGTGTACGCGGGGGTCGATTACCAGGCGATCCTCGACCAGGCGGAGAAGGAGTGCGATGTGGTGCTCTGGGACGGTGGGAACAACGATTTCAGTTTCTACAAACCCGACCTGAACATCGTGGTGGTCGACCCGGTCAGGACGGGTGACGAGCTGACCTACTATCCAGGGGAGACGAACGTCAGGATGGCAGACATCCTCGTCATCAACAAGGTCAACCTTGTGAGCGACCGCGTGGTCGACGAGCTGGTCAAGAATTGCCTTGGGCTCAACCCCCGTGCGAAGATCGTGAAGACGAAGTCAGAGGCGGTGCTCGACAAGCCTGAGCTCGTTAGGGGGAAGAGGGTCCTGGCTGTCGAGGACGGCCCCTCGGTCACTCATGGGGGGCTGTCCATAGGAGCTGGGGCGGTGGCGGCGAAGGGGGTCGGCGCCACGCTTGTAGACCCCAGGAGCATGGCGGTGGGTTCGATAAGAAGCGCGTTCGCGAGGTTCCCGAAGCTCGGAAAGGTCCTCCCGGCCCTTGGCTACAGTGAGGGTCAGCTGAAGGAGTTGGAGGAGAGCATCAACGCCGTCGAATGCGACGCTGTGGTCCTCGGGACTCCGTCTGACCTTACCAGACTGATTAGCATCAGGCGCCCGGTCGCACGGGTGTCTTTTGAAGCGGTTGAGGTGGGCAGGCCCACATTAGACGAGCTGATAGACGCGAGGAAGTTCGGACCTCCGAGTCCTCGGCGCAGCAGAGAGAAACCATAAAGCCTCGCCACCTCCGCCTAGCCGAACGTGTGGGGACGTGGCCCAGCCAAGTGGAATTCCAACTGCGAATTCACCCTGGACAGGCAAGGCGACAGGCTCCAGTGCAACAAGAACAAACTACTGACACGGCAACGTGGATGATAGAGCTTTGGAGCGGCAGAAGACACCTGTATATCGTCGGTTCGAATCCGACCGTCCCCACACTCGACGTCAGTAGGGCATCTTCTGTCGGAAGGGTGTTCAAACTCGTATGATTATATACCGACGAGGAAAGAAATAGGTGGACATGTTCAGGGCGTGGCACCGGGTCGGGTTTTTGTTCGTTCTTTCGCTAGTTCTCGCTGTCCCAGTCGCGTCGGCAGTTGCTCCGCCCCCCTACGCCACTACAAGCCTGACGGCGTCGGGAGTCGCCAAGGAAACCATAGCGGGATTCACCGGGGTGGGTGGGAACTACACGAACACCAATCTCGTCCTGTCAGGAGCTCTGGTATTCGTGTACGTCGACGTCACGAACGCGTTGAATCAGAATGTGTATGCAGGGGCCACGACTACGACCTTTTCATCGACCACGGCTTCGTTCTTCGTCCCTTTTGTCGGTCTTCCCTCGGGGACCTACCAGGTCGCGGTATTCGCGACGACGAGTGATGGTGTGCCGATATCGACTCCAGTTCACGTCCAGGTGGTCCTCTGACAAAATGAACAGCCAAAGCCAATTCAGTGCGAAGGTCATCGCAGCAGCGCTCCTCGTGCTGCTCGTGGGCGTCCAAGCAGTTGGGGCGACGTCAGCCTTCAAGATCACCGTCAAGATGGACCTGGGAACATACAGTGGCACTCAGACCGTGAAGGTGACGGGTTCTGTACGGGCGACGAATGGCTCGGGGCCAGGGCAAAACACGGCGGTCTTCGTGAAGATAACCAACCCTCAGAATTCGATCGTGGTCGCCACAACCGCTGCGCCGAACAAGACGAGTGGAGCGTACGAAGCTGACGTCGTGACCGGAGGGAGTTCTGCCTGGGTTGCGGGGACCTACAAGGTCAGCGTAACCTGGGGAGCGTATCCGCCGACCATTACCAACTCGACGACCTTCTCATACGCGCTGGCTGTGACAACGACGACCACCACGACCACGACATCCACGACCTCGAGTTCCTCGAGCACAACTTCGACCACCTCGAGTAGCACGACCACGAGTTCGTCGAGCACCTCCTCGGTGCCCCCCACCACCAGTACCACAAGCTCGTCCTCGACCTCCACTTCAAGCTCGAGCAGCTCAAGTTCTTCCGGAGGAGGGATACCAGAGTTTCCAATCGAAACTCCTCTGATCGCCTTGGCTTTCTCGGTGCTAATCGCTGCGCTGTACTTCTACGTAAGGCAAGACGCGAGAAAGCAGCTCGCATAGAAGGCCTCCTCCCGTCGCCAGACGATGGGTCGTGAATCAGACTGCGCCCTCGGGAGTAGTAGTAGGACCAAGCGAAAGGCTAGTCATCGCCTGGGAGGCCCGCTTCCGTTGGACGCCATTGCCTGAATACAGGACCAGCAGGACGATGTAGAAGCCGAGGAAGATCGCGTACCCGACCCAGTTGTGGAGAGACAGGAACGAGTCTAGCCCGAAGTCGTAGCCGACCCAGAGCAAGAGGCTTATCCTCACGGCGTTGAGGATTATCAGGATCAGAACCCCTAGGACAGCAACCTTCAGGGTGAAGGAAGCGGGCTTCCGAAAGTCCACGTACATCAGGCCCAGGAGGCCCAGGAAGGTGCTGATTGAGTAGACGCTGGAACAGCCAGGCGTCACAATCCCAGTAATCTGTGTCCCTCCAACCTTGGAGACCAAGCTGAAAGAAACACCCTGCCAGGTCACCGGGACGCCGACGATGCCTGCGATCCAAGAGCTGAGGAGGGACGAGAATGTCGCCAGAGGCCCGCCGAAGACTGATTGGAGCTGGACGGGGCCCACGACGCCCAACAGATAGAGAGCTGCGTAGGAGAGCATGAACCTGAGAGTCGTCGGATTCAAGATTAGGGATGTGCCGTAGAACACGAGGACGATCGTAACGCCTCCCAGCTCTATCGCGATGTATCCTGACGGGTCTGAAACTCCATTGGCAAACTGCTGGAGGACGAAGGGGGACGCGACGAGCAAGGCGCCGGCGGCGCGCAGGCGGAGGTGAGACCTCAGGCCCTCCTCGCCCTGAAGGAGCCTGTGGAGCTCGCCCCATCTTAGGATGAAGATTAGGATGAGCAGAGTCGCGAAAGGAATCGCCGAGTAGACGGTACCGAAGGTCTCCGTGAGCAGCCCGCTCAAGTTCGAGTAGAGCCCGACGACCTGCTGGTAGTATGCACCGAAGCATATCGCGAGGGCCAACGCTAGCCAGAGGAATAACCGCTGGAATCCGGAGTCGGGCCTCTTCAAGACCACGGGCCTTCCCACCGGATTTCGATTATAACCGTTCGGATTCCCAAGGGAGGGGCTCTTCCAGCACAGGGCGGACGGCTCCGCAAATCACTCGAACGACGGGACGCCGTACGCGCCGTCATATCCAGGCGCGAACTTCACCTTATCTTCCCTGACCGCCATGATCGCTCTCACCACTACTTCCTTCGTGAACTCTCGCAGCCGCTGGGGCTCGGCGTCCATGAGGACTGCGAGCTCGCTTCCGAGGGCCCTGATCAGCCTGTCCTGCTCTTCGATCACTGACTTCACGTAGAGCCTGTTCACCCCTGTTGCGAATGAGATGACCTCGTACAGGGGAAGGAGGTTCCGGTAGGGTATCGCACCGGGAGGTCGGTATCCTTCTGGTCTGTCGGCGAGCGCCTCCATCCTCTGGAGCACTCCCACTGTGAGCTTCTTCCCGCACCTCGGGCACTTTTCGTTCAACTGCGCCGACTCTTTTGGCGTCAGGGAGACGCCGCATTTCTTGTGGCCAGAGTAGTGATATTTGCCGTATGCTGGGTCCACTTCGATGGTGAAGAGAAAAGCCTCGGGGTCCCTGTTCCTGACGGCGTCAAAGATTCCTCCGTAGGACATATGGGTGAGTTCGAAGACGTTGGCTTCCCTTCCGAGCCTCCAGGGGTTTGGCGAATGGGCGTCGGAGTTGGAGACCAGGGCAACCCTGTCGAGGGATGAGAGCCGCCAGTTCATCGAAGGGTTGCTGGAAAGGCCCGTCTCTACGGCGAATATCTTTCCGGCCTGGTCCTGGTAGCATTCCTTGAGGGAGTCGAAGCCAGACTTGGCTCCGAAGACCCCGAACCAGGGCGTCCAGGCGTGGGCAGGGATGACCACGACTGAGCTCGAAATTGCCGAGAGCATCTCGACCAGTTCAGCCGAGTCGATGCCGGTCAGGACGGGGCGGCCGTCGGAGCTCATCCTCCCGTACTTCGAGAGGGCGGCGCCAATCTGCTCAGCGGCGTCAAGGTGGGGGGCATAGATCAGGTGATGCACCTTGCGTTTCCTGCCGTCCTGTTCGTAGACTGTGCTGACCTCTCCCGAGAGCATCCAGGTCATGCCTTCGTAGGAGAACAGGCCCGTGTCTGAAATCGGCTGGAGCTTCTCCTTCAGCTCTGCGAACCACTTGGGGTGCGTGAAATCCCCCGTTCCGAGCAGGTTGAGGCCCTTGAGCTTGGCGCCCTTCGCAAGGTGCTCGAGGTCCATGTCTTTGCTCGTCGCGATGGAGTACTTCGAATGTAGCTGAAGGTCAGCGATTACCCGCATCGCCGCGTGGAGACTCGCCTGATTAATTAAGAACTCAAGAAAGAGGCTAACAATTGACAACTGAGGTCCCTGCCGCCGGGGTCGGGTTTATGGCGTCGATTCCGACCAGGGTCAAACTACTCATCTTCACCCAGATACTAAACACGCTCACCTTCGGGTACTTCCTGATCTACCTCACTGCCTACCTCGTCGAAGCCAACGTCCTGGACGCCTGGCATGTCGGGGTAGTACTGGGCCTGGAAACGGTAGTCCTCATCCTGACGGGCATTCCCATCGGGGTGCTGTCGGACAGGAGGGGTAGGAAGTGGTTCCTGATCCTCGGAAGCTTTCTGCTCCCCCCGACTTTCATAATCTTCTCGCTGACGCACGATTTCACCTGGTATCTCTTCGCTTCCGGCCTCGCGGGGTTCGCCGAAGCGTGCGCCCTGGGGTCCTGGAACGCAATCATCGCAGACCAGACGAACCTGAAGAACCGGGACGCTGCGTTTTCGCTCTCGTTCATCGTCAGCAACGTCTGCCTGGCCATTGGACTGTCTGTTCCCCTCGTCATGCCCGCGCTCCAATCCTCCCTTGCTGTAAGCTCGGAGCAGGCCCACGCAGGGTCTCTTCTTTGGCTCGGTGTGGGGAATTTTGCGGCGCCGGTCCTCATATGGCTATTGCTGAGGAACTACAAAGAGACGCCCCAAAAGACGGAAGGCGACGAAGGTCCGGG is part of the Nitrososphaerota archaeon genome and encodes:
- a CDS encoding exosortase/archaeosortase family protein, which produces MKRPDSGFQRLFLWLALALAICFGAYYQQVVGLYSNLSGLLTETFGTVYSAIPFATLLILIFILRWGELHRLLQGEEGLRSHLRLRAAGALLVASPFVLQQFANGVSDPSGYIAIELGGVTIVLVFYGTSLILNPTTLRFMLSYAALYLLGVVGPVQLQSVFGGPLATFSSLLSSWIAGIVGVPVTWQGVSFSLVSKVGGTQITGIVTPGCSSVYSISTFLGLLGLMYVDFRKPASFTLKVAVLGVLILIILNAVRISLLLWVGYDFGLDSFLSLHNWVGYAIFLGFYIVLLVLYSGNGVQRKRASQAMTSLSLGPTTTPEGAV
- a CDS encoding MFS transporter; protein product: MTTEVPAAGVGFMASIPTRVKLLIFTQILNTLTFGYFLIYLTAYLVEANVLDAWHVGVVLGLETVVLILTGIPIGVLSDRRGRKWFLILGSFLLPPTFIIFSLTHDFTWYLFASGLAGFAEACALGSWNAIIADQTNLKNRDAAFSLSFIVSNVCLAIGLSVPLVMPALQSSLAVSSEQAHAGSLLWLGVGNFAAPVLIWLLLRNYKETPQKTEGDEGPGDLRLLLKFSGLNGIIGLGAGLIIPLMATWLLYKFAVPDTYSGPFLALSSITIAFAAFGSPRLSKRFGLFRAILMTAGSSTFFMFSLAVIPNVFLAGAAYLVRATLMNMAGPLMDSYLMGIIHPGRRGLASAIAAIVWRLPNSVTTVLGGLILYAGVTTGNSFLYDVPWLGASALYVLGIGLLYLSFRNVKPKG
- a CDS encoding GTPase; amino-acid sequence: MGAAGRDFHNFNVYFRENPEFKVVAFTATQIPYISERTYPAKLAGRLYPKGIPIRPEETLGEILESEEVTDVYFSYSDVSNQYVMNQASVAQSKGASFHLLGPNDTMIRSKKPVVAVVAVRTGAGKSTVSRRVADVLLKQGLKSVVVRHPMPYGDLSIPVQRFVTYKDLDRFHTTIEEREEYEGHIDKGLVVYAGVDYQAILDQAEKECDVVLWDGGNNDFSFYKPDLNIVVVDPVRTGDELTYYPGETNVRMADILVINKVNLVSDRVVDELVKNCLGLNPRAKIVKTKSEAVLDKPELVRGKRVLAVEDGPSVTHGGLSIGAGAVAAKGVGATLVDPRSMAVGSIRSAFARFPKLGKVLPALGYSEGQLKELEESINAVECDAVVLGTPSDLTRLISIRRPVARVSFEAVEVGRPTLDELIDARKFGPPSPRRSREKP
- a CDS encoding endonuclease Q family protein; amino-acid sequence: MRVIADLQLHSKYSIATSKDMDLEHLAKGAKLKGLNLLGTGDFTHPKWFAELKEKLQPISDTGLFSYEGMTWMLSGEVSTVYEQDGRKRKVHHLIYAPHLDAAEQIGAALSKYGRMSSDGRPVLTGIDSAELVEMLSAISSSVVVIPAHAWTPWFGVFGAKSGFDSLKECYQDQAGKIFAVETGLSSNPSMNWRLSSLDRVALVSNSDAHSPNPWRLGREANVFELTHMSYGGIFDAVRNRDPEAFLFTIEVDPAYGKYHYSGHKKCGVSLTPKESAQLNEKCPRCGKKLTVGVLQRMEALADRPEGYRPPGAIPYRNLLPLYEVISFATGVNRLYVKSVIEEQDRLIRALGSELAVLMDAEPQRLREFTKEVVVRAIMAVREDKVKFAPGYDGAYGVPSFE